From Seriola aureovittata isolate HTS-2021-v1 ecotype China chromosome 16, ASM2101889v1, whole genome shotgun sequence, one genomic window encodes:
- the LOC130183222 gene encoding ATPase family AAA domain-containing protein 2-like isoform X1: MVTLRSRGRGDADQSNGTQRQQRPTRRTETQLRAPVGTRSRSTVPRSEESALSNGFNAMDDEQNQVDSETHENEDVKPPKTIIRKSLRLQNTAGGRKSGLRRSTRPTKPTSRYQASNMFDGISTNTTRSVLKRMDNMKKKRRLSNNEEGKIYSKAQRRRTPVPPPRELSDSEEEDGAVDDEDSRQEVAADEDSNCSVNQNQDAKLSKASSLYQGPSSEFQGGTFRISASGPNTTRRGVLRATKSAWLNQSDEDNDSDDEEQSSEKASRSFRPLGLRTDDLLGTRRDKMNAGAGLADIDPMAIDQSVGFDSIGGLSGHISALKEMVVFPLLYPEVFDNFKIQPPRGCLFYGPPGTGKTLVARALANECSHGNRKVSFFMRKGADCLSKWVGESERQLRLLFEQAYQMRPSIIFFDEIDGLAPVRSSRQDQIHSSIVSTLLALMDGLDSRGEVVVIGATNRLDSIDPALRRPGRFDREFLFGLPDRESRKEILKIHTRQWKPPPSEGFLEELAEKCVGYCGADIRAVCTEAALCALRRRYPQIYGTSQKLLLDVSSIAVSSCDFVEAMRKMSPAGQRSAASPAKPLSPVVHPLLGFALRDILEALQRLFPHAEQGMKRKREPDLTSGILDDGLMYAGDEGSSTSSISAPSTSNSRNFLHFARSAVKNPTSHRPRMLLAGRPGAGQTSHLAPAVLHALECFTVHSLDSAVLFGVSSTSPEEACTQVFCEAKRTSPSILYIPHLQQWWDTAGPALKASFLSLLGSIPSFSPILLLATCNVPPAQLDPEIQFLFREEYGEVFTVSVPSQKERTDFFQDLILNQAAEAPPSRRKALTQSTEVLPLAPLPSPHQLSEQERLRLEEQEEDVLRELRLFLRNVTERLALDRRFKAFTKPVDIEEVPDYLIVIRKPMDLSTLLTNIDEHKYVTVSEFMSDTDLIWQNALEYNPDSDPMDRHIRHRACALKDTVRAIIRDELDEDFDRVCEEIKESRVKRASYCRSEANPDEADGRNGPRHRARKKKRYKLHRKSKWSTGVIKKIKKKKAPVPASSSSSSMSSKAGSESGPEESGAIEMRVMNGCADPSSSTTSESSNGEQSRLTGTTNGYHHNINGVTGIQNGVLMNGYHHSEPLDLQLHDSILTGRLNFRHQTQTRKTPPNPKTMVNGVYLSSLEKRKTREKRANKVAMEQLQLFNPSAEILDHDTPPLVVDHNKLRGLLNRAVDRTEGAEVDPLEKLYALLAQCIYRHRNNYKKTELIQEMKKEIDSFC; encoded by the exons GGATTTAATGCTATGGATGATGAGCAGAATCAGGTTGATTCTGAAACACACGAGAATGAAGATGTGAAACCACCGAAAACCATCATCAG gaAATCTCTAAGGCTTCAAAACACTGCAG GTGGTAGGAAAAGTGGGCTGAGGAGAAGCACCAGGCCGACCAAACCAACCAGCAGATACCAGGCCTCCAACATGTTCGACGGCATCAGCACCAA CACGACCAGGTCAGTCTTGAAGAGGATGGacaacatgaagaagaagaggcggCTCAGTAACAACGAAGAAGGA AAGATCTACTCTAAAGCCCAGAGGAGGAGAACACCAGTACCACCACCGAGAGAGCTCAGCGACAGCGAGGAGGAAGACG GTGCAGTCGATGACGAGGACAGCAGGCAGGAAGTGGCTGCAGATGAAGACAGCAACTGCAGTGTTAACCAGAACCAGGACGCCAAACTGAGCAAAGCCTCGTCACTCTACCAGGGACCCAGCAGTG aGTTCCAGGGAGGAACCTTCAGGATCAGTGCCTCTGGACCAAACACGACCCGCAGAGGAGTGCTCAG AGCCACTAAGAGCGCATGGTTGAACCAGTCTGATGAAGACAACGACTCTGATGATgaagagcagagcagtgaaaAAGCCTCTCGCAG CTTTCGGCCGCTCGGCCTGCGCACAGACGATCTTCTGGGGACTCGCAGAGACAAGATGAACGCAGGGGCAGGTCTGGCAGACATTGATCCCATGGCCATCGACCAATCA gTGGGATTCGACAGCATCGGAGGTCTGTCGGGCCACATCTCAGCTCTGAAGGAGATGGTTGTCTTCCCGCTCCTCTACCCTGAGGTCTTTGACAACTTCAAGATCCAGCCTcccag AGGTTGTTTGTTCTATGGTCCTCCTGGGACAGGGAAAACGCTGGTTGCCCGGGCGCTGGCAAACGAGTGTAGCCATGGCAACAGAAAGGTGTCCTTCTTCATGAGGAAGGGAGCCGACTGCCTCAGCAAGTGGGTGGGCGAGTCGGAGCGGCAGCTGCGGCTGCTGTTTGAGCAG GCGTATCAGATGCGTCCATCCATCATCTTCTTTGATGAGATTGACGGCCTGGCTCCGGTCCGGTCCAGCAGACAGGATCAGATACACAG CTCCATTGTGTCAACGCTCCTGGCTCTGATGGACGGTTTGGACAGTCGCGGTGAAGTTGTGGTGATCGGAGCAACAAACCGGCTGGACTCCATCGATCCAGCGCTGCGACGGCCCGGACGCTTTGACAGGGAGTTCCTCTTCGGCCTTCCCGACAGAGAG tcccGTAAAGAGATTCTGAAAATCCACACTAGGCAGTGGAAACCTCCTCCATCTGAAGGTTTCCTGGAAGAACTGGCTGAGAAGTGTGTCG GTTACTGCGGAGCCGACATCAGGGCGGTGTGCACCGAGGCGGCGTTGTGTGCTCTGCGTCGCCGCTACCCGCAGATCTACGGCACCTCccagaagctgctgctggacgTCTCCTCCATCGCCGTCAGCAGCTGCGACTTTGTGGAGGCCATGAGGAAGATGTCACCGGCCGGACAGCGCTCCGCTGCTTCACCCGCTAAACCCCTGTCACCCGTGGTTCACCCGCTGCTGGGCTTCGCCCTGCGGGACATCCTGGAGGCTCTGCAGAGGCTGTTCCCTCACGCTGAGCAGGgcatgaagaggaagagggagccAG ACCTGACCTCTGGTATCCTCGACGATGGCCTGATGTACGCCGGAGACGAGGGATCCAGCACATCCAGCATCTCCGCACCCTCCACCTCAAATAGTAGGAACTTCCTGCACTTTGCCAG GAGTGCAGTCAAAAACCCAACATCTCACCGTCCCAGGATGCTCCTTGCAGGTCGTCCTGGCGCCGGTCAAACTTCTCACCTGGCTCCTGCAGTTCTGCACGCTTTGGAGTGTTTCACGGTCCACAGCCTGGACTCAGCGGTGCTGTTCGGAGTCAGCAGCACCTCCCCGGAGGAAGCCTGCACCCAG GTGTTCTGCGAGGCCAAGCGGACATCTCCCAGCATCCTCTACATCCCACACCTCCAGCAGTGGTGGGACACCGCAGGGCCCGCGCTGAAAGCCTCCTTCCTCAGCCTGCTGGGCAGCattccctccttctcccccaTCCTGCTCCTCGCCACCTGCAACGTCCCCCCCGCACAGCTGGACCCAGAA ATTCAGTTTCTGTTTCGGGAGGAGTATGGAGAGGTTTTCACTGTCAGTGTCCCCAGCCAGAAGGAGAGGACCGACTTCTTCCAGGACCTCATTCTGAACCAGGCGGCCGAGGCTCCACCCTCCAGGAGAAAAGCAC TGACTCAGTCCACAGAGGTCCTTCCCCTggctcccctcccttctcctcacCAGCTGTCTGAGCAAGAGCGCCTCCGTctggaggaacaggaggaggacgTGCTGCGAGAGCTCCGCCTCTTCCTGCGTAATGTCACAGAGCGTCTGGCTCTGGACCGCCGCTTCAAGGCCTTCACCAAACCGGTCGACATAGAAGAG gtccCCGACTACCTGATAGTGATCAGGAAGCCCATGGACCTCTCCACGCTACTGACCAACATCGACGAACACAAGTACGTCACCGTCAGCGAGTTCATGTCAGACACAGACCTCATCTGGCAGAATGCCCTCGAGTACAACCCGGACAGCGACCCCATGG accgTCATATCCGTCACCGTGCATGTGCTCTAAAGGACACAGTTCGAGCCATCATCAGAGACGAGCTGGACGAAGACTTTGACAGAGTCTGTGAGGAGATCAAAGAGTCTCGAGTCAAGAGAG CTTCCTACTGCAGGAGTGAGGCCAACCCAGACGAGGCTGATGGCAGGAACGGCCCTCGACATCGAG CCCGTAAAAAAAAGCGTTACAAACTGCACCGCAAATCCAAGTGGAGCACCGGCGTCATTAAGAaaatcaagaagaagaaggcgcCAGTCCCTGcgtcgtcttcctcctcctcaatgTCCAGCAAGGCCGGCTCAGAATCAGGCCCAGAGGAGAGTGGAGCCATTGAAATGAGAGTGATGAACGGCTGTGCTGATCCAAGCTCATCCACCACGTCAGAGAGCAGCAACGGCGAGCAGAGCCGGCTGACAGGCACCACGAACGGGTATCACCACAACATAAATGGTGTCACAGGGATCCAAAATGGAGTCCTCATGAATGGGTACCACCATTCCGAGCCGCTTGACCTTCAGCTGCATGACAGCATCCTCACAGGGAGGCTGAACTTCAGGCATCAAACCCAGACACGAAAAACCCCCCCAAACCCGAAGACAATGGTGAACGGGGTTTATTTGAGCAGTTTAG AAAAGCGTAAGACGCGTGAGAAGCGAGCCAACAAAGTGGCcatggagcagctgcagctgttcaACCCATCTGCTGAGATCCTTGACCACGACACACCACCACTCGTGGTCGATCACAACAAACTGAGG ggtCTCCTCAACCGAGCTGTGGATAGAACAGAGGGAGCTGAGGTGGATCCGCTGGAGAAGCTTTACGCTCTGCTGGCTCAGTGCatctacagacacagaaacaactacaaaaagacGGAGCTCATCCAG gaaatgaagaaagaaattgaCAGTTTCTGCTGA
- the LOC130183222 gene encoding ATPase family AAA domain-containing protein 2-like isoform X2, with protein MVTLRSRGRGDADQSNGTQRQQRPTRRTETQLRAPVGTRSRSTVPRSEESALSNGFNAMDDEQNQVDSETHENEDVKPPKTIIRKSLRLQNTAGGRKSGLRRSTRPTKPTSRYQASNMFDGISTNTTRSVLKRMDNMKKKRRLSNNEEGKIYSKAQRRRTPVPPPRELSDSEEEDGAVDDEDSRQEVAADEDSNCSVNQNQDAKLSKASSLYQGPSSEFQGGTFRISASGPNTTRRGVLRATKSAWLNQSDEDNDSDDEEQSSEKASRSFRPLGLRTDDLLGTRRDKMNAGAGLADIDPMAIDQSVGFDSIGGLSGHISALKEMVVFPLLYPEVFDNFKIQPPRGCLFYGPPGTGKTLVARALANECSHGNRKVSFFMRKGADCLSKWVGESERQLRLLFEQAYQMRPSIIFFDEIDGLAPVRSSRQDQIHSSIVSTLLALMDGLDSRGEVVVIGATNRLDSIDPALRRPGRFDREFLFGLPDRESRKEILKIHTRQWKPPPSEGFLEELAEKCVGYCGADIRAVCTEAALCALRRRYPQIYGTSQKLLLDVSSIAVSSCDFVEAMRKMSPAGQRSAASPAKPLSPVVHPLLGFALRDILEALQRLFPHAEQGMKRKREPDLTSGILDDGLMYAGDEGSSTSSISAPSTSNSRNFLHFARSAVKNPTSHRPRMLLAGRPGAGQTSHLAPAVLHALECFTVHSLDSAVLFGVSSTSPEEACTQVFCEAKRTSPSILYIPHLQQWWDTAGPALKASFLSLLGSIPSFSPILLLATCNVPPAQLDPEIQFLFREEYGEVFTVSVPSQKERTDFFQDLILNQAAEAPPSRRKALTQSTEVLPLAPLPSPHQLSEQERLRLEEQEEDVLRELRLFLRNVTERLALDRRFKAFTKPVDIEEVPDYLIVIRKPMDLSTLLTNIDEHKYVTVSEFMSDTDLIWQNALEYNPDSDPMDRHIRHRACALKDTVRAIIRDELDEDFDRVCEEIKESRVKRASYCRSEANPDEADGRNGPRHREKRKTREKRANKVAMEQLQLFNPSAEILDHDTPPLVVDHNKLRGLLNRAVDRTEGAEVDPLEKLYALLAQCIYRHRNNYKKTELIQEMKKEIDSFC; from the exons GGATTTAATGCTATGGATGATGAGCAGAATCAGGTTGATTCTGAAACACACGAGAATGAAGATGTGAAACCACCGAAAACCATCATCAG gaAATCTCTAAGGCTTCAAAACACTGCAG GTGGTAGGAAAAGTGGGCTGAGGAGAAGCACCAGGCCGACCAAACCAACCAGCAGATACCAGGCCTCCAACATGTTCGACGGCATCAGCACCAA CACGACCAGGTCAGTCTTGAAGAGGATGGacaacatgaagaagaagaggcggCTCAGTAACAACGAAGAAGGA AAGATCTACTCTAAAGCCCAGAGGAGGAGAACACCAGTACCACCACCGAGAGAGCTCAGCGACAGCGAGGAGGAAGACG GTGCAGTCGATGACGAGGACAGCAGGCAGGAAGTGGCTGCAGATGAAGACAGCAACTGCAGTGTTAACCAGAACCAGGACGCCAAACTGAGCAAAGCCTCGTCACTCTACCAGGGACCCAGCAGTG aGTTCCAGGGAGGAACCTTCAGGATCAGTGCCTCTGGACCAAACACGACCCGCAGAGGAGTGCTCAG AGCCACTAAGAGCGCATGGTTGAACCAGTCTGATGAAGACAACGACTCTGATGATgaagagcagagcagtgaaaAAGCCTCTCGCAG CTTTCGGCCGCTCGGCCTGCGCACAGACGATCTTCTGGGGACTCGCAGAGACAAGATGAACGCAGGGGCAGGTCTGGCAGACATTGATCCCATGGCCATCGACCAATCA gTGGGATTCGACAGCATCGGAGGTCTGTCGGGCCACATCTCAGCTCTGAAGGAGATGGTTGTCTTCCCGCTCCTCTACCCTGAGGTCTTTGACAACTTCAAGATCCAGCCTcccag AGGTTGTTTGTTCTATGGTCCTCCTGGGACAGGGAAAACGCTGGTTGCCCGGGCGCTGGCAAACGAGTGTAGCCATGGCAACAGAAAGGTGTCCTTCTTCATGAGGAAGGGAGCCGACTGCCTCAGCAAGTGGGTGGGCGAGTCGGAGCGGCAGCTGCGGCTGCTGTTTGAGCAG GCGTATCAGATGCGTCCATCCATCATCTTCTTTGATGAGATTGACGGCCTGGCTCCGGTCCGGTCCAGCAGACAGGATCAGATACACAG CTCCATTGTGTCAACGCTCCTGGCTCTGATGGACGGTTTGGACAGTCGCGGTGAAGTTGTGGTGATCGGAGCAACAAACCGGCTGGACTCCATCGATCCAGCGCTGCGACGGCCCGGACGCTTTGACAGGGAGTTCCTCTTCGGCCTTCCCGACAGAGAG tcccGTAAAGAGATTCTGAAAATCCACACTAGGCAGTGGAAACCTCCTCCATCTGAAGGTTTCCTGGAAGAACTGGCTGAGAAGTGTGTCG GTTACTGCGGAGCCGACATCAGGGCGGTGTGCACCGAGGCGGCGTTGTGTGCTCTGCGTCGCCGCTACCCGCAGATCTACGGCACCTCccagaagctgctgctggacgTCTCCTCCATCGCCGTCAGCAGCTGCGACTTTGTGGAGGCCATGAGGAAGATGTCACCGGCCGGACAGCGCTCCGCTGCTTCACCCGCTAAACCCCTGTCACCCGTGGTTCACCCGCTGCTGGGCTTCGCCCTGCGGGACATCCTGGAGGCTCTGCAGAGGCTGTTCCCTCACGCTGAGCAGGgcatgaagaggaagagggagccAG ACCTGACCTCTGGTATCCTCGACGATGGCCTGATGTACGCCGGAGACGAGGGATCCAGCACATCCAGCATCTCCGCACCCTCCACCTCAAATAGTAGGAACTTCCTGCACTTTGCCAG GAGTGCAGTCAAAAACCCAACATCTCACCGTCCCAGGATGCTCCTTGCAGGTCGTCCTGGCGCCGGTCAAACTTCTCACCTGGCTCCTGCAGTTCTGCACGCTTTGGAGTGTTTCACGGTCCACAGCCTGGACTCAGCGGTGCTGTTCGGAGTCAGCAGCACCTCCCCGGAGGAAGCCTGCACCCAG GTGTTCTGCGAGGCCAAGCGGACATCTCCCAGCATCCTCTACATCCCACACCTCCAGCAGTGGTGGGACACCGCAGGGCCCGCGCTGAAAGCCTCCTTCCTCAGCCTGCTGGGCAGCattccctccttctcccccaTCCTGCTCCTCGCCACCTGCAACGTCCCCCCCGCACAGCTGGACCCAGAA ATTCAGTTTCTGTTTCGGGAGGAGTATGGAGAGGTTTTCACTGTCAGTGTCCCCAGCCAGAAGGAGAGGACCGACTTCTTCCAGGACCTCATTCTGAACCAGGCGGCCGAGGCTCCACCCTCCAGGAGAAAAGCAC TGACTCAGTCCACAGAGGTCCTTCCCCTggctcccctcccttctcctcacCAGCTGTCTGAGCAAGAGCGCCTCCGTctggaggaacaggaggaggacgTGCTGCGAGAGCTCCGCCTCTTCCTGCGTAATGTCACAGAGCGTCTGGCTCTGGACCGCCGCTTCAAGGCCTTCACCAAACCGGTCGACATAGAAGAG gtccCCGACTACCTGATAGTGATCAGGAAGCCCATGGACCTCTCCACGCTACTGACCAACATCGACGAACACAAGTACGTCACCGTCAGCGAGTTCATGTCAGACACAGACCTCATCTGGCAGAATGCCCTCGAGTACAACCCGGACAGCGACCCCATGG accgTCATATCCGTCACCGTGCATGTGCTCTAAAGGACACAGTTCGAGCCATCATCAGAGACGAGCTGGACGAAGACTTTGACAGAGTCTGTGAGGAGATCAAAGAGTCTCGAGTCAAGAGAG CTTCCTACTGCAGGAGTGAGGCCAACCCAGACGAGGCTGATGGCAGGAACGGCCCTCGACATCGAG AAAAGCGTAAGACGCGTGAGAAGCGAGCCAACAAAGTGGCcatggagcagctgcagctgttcaACCCATCTGCTGAGATCCTTGACCACGACACACCACCACTCGTGGTCGATCACAACAAACTGAGG ggtCTCCTCAACCGAGCTGTGGATAGAACAGAGGGAGCTGAGGTGGATCCGCTGGAGAAGCTTTACGCTCTGCTGGCTCAGTGCatctacagacacagaaacaactacaaaaagacGGAGCTCATCCAG gaaatgaagaaagaaattgaCAGTTTCTGCTGA
- the LOC130183222 gene encoding ATPase family AAA domain-containing protein 2-like isoform X3 gives MVTLRSRGRGDADQSNGTQRQQRPTRRTETQLRAPVGTRSRSTVPRSEESALSNGFNAMDDEQNQVDSETHENEDVKPPKTIIRKSLRLQNTAGGRKSGLRRSTRPTKPTSRYQASNMFDGISTNTTRSVLKRMDNMKKKRRLSNNEEGKIYSKAQRRRTPVPPPRELSDSEEEDGAVDDEDSRQEVAADEDSNCSVNQNQDAKLSKASSLYQGPSSEFQGGTFRISASGPNTTRRGVLRATKSAWLNQSDEDNDSDDEEQSSEKASRSFRPLGLRTDDLLGTRRDKMNAGAGLADIDPMAIDQSVGFDSIGGLSGHISALKEMVVFPLLYPEVFDNFKIQPPRGCLFYGPPGTGKTLVARALANECSHGNRKVSFFMRKGADCLSKWVGESERQLRLLFEQAYQMRPSIIFFDEIDGLAPVRSSRQDQIHSSIVSTLLALMDGLDSRGEVVVIGATNRLDSIDPALRRPGRFDREFLFGLPDRESRKEILKIHTRQWKPPPSEGFLEELAEKCVGYCGADIRAVCTEAALCALRRRYPQIYGTSQKLLLDVSSIAVSSCDFVEAMRKMSPAGQRSAASPAKPLSPVVHPLLGFALRDILEALQRLFPHAEQGMKRKREPDLTSGILDDGLMYAGDEGSSTSSISAPSTSNSRNFLHFARSAVKNPTSHRPRMLLAGRPGAGQTSHLAPAVLHALECFTVHSLDSAVLFGVSSTSPEEACTQVFCEAKRTSPSILYIPHLQQWWDTAGPALKASFLSLLGSIPSFSPILLLATCNVPPAQLDPEIQFLFREEYGEVFTVSVPSQKERTDFFQDLILNQAAEAPPSRRKALTQSTEVLPLAPLPSPHQLSEQERLRLEEQEEDVLRELRLFLRNVTERLALDRRFKAFTKPVDIEEVPDYLIVIRKPMDLSTLLTNIDEHKYVTVSEFMSDTDLIWQNALEYNPDSDPMDRHIRHRACALKDTVRAIIRDELDEDFDRVCEEIKESRVKRASYCRSEANPDEADGRNGPRHRGTTTPVLKPNANAHDIKESGGKVKLQSESLFNYQSLRVTEQTRRGRGSFSSADRWSNERERTGEMEKSGEGNRVERRGGFSFCLCSV, from the exons GGATTTAATGCTATGGATGATGAGCAGAATCAGGTTGATTCTGAAACACACGAGAATGAAGATGTGAAACCACCGAAAACCATCATCAG gaAATCTCTAAGGCTTCAAAACACTGCAG GTGGTAGGAAAAGTGGGCTGAGGAGAAGCACCAGGCCGACCAAACCAACCAGCAGATACCAGGCCTCCAACATGTTCGACGGCATCAGCACCAA CACGACCAGGTCAGTCTTGAAGAGGATGGacaacatgaagaagaagaggcggCTCAGTAACAACGAAGAAGGA AAGATCTACTCTAAAGCCCAGAGGAGGAGAACACCAGTACCACCACCGAGAGAGCTCAGCGACAGCGAGGAGGAAGACG GTGCAGTCGATGACGAGGACAGCAGGCAGGAAGTGGCTGCAGATGAAGACAGCAACTGCAGTGTTAACCAGAACCAGGACGCCAAACTGAGCAAAGCCTCGTCACTCTACCAGGGACCCAGCAGTG aGTTCCAGGGAGGAACCTTCAGGATCAGTGCCTCTGGACCAAACACGACCCGCAGAGGAGTGCTCAG AGCCACTAAGAGCGCATGGTTGAACCAGTCTGATGAAGACAACGACTCTGATGATgaagagcagagcagtgaaaAAGCCTCTCGCAG CTTTCGGCCGCTCGGCCTGCGCACAGACGATCTTCTGGGGACTCGCAGAGACAAGATGAACGCAGGGGCAGGTCTGGCAGACATTGATCCCATGGCCATCGACCAATCA gTGGGATTCGACAGCATCGGAGGTCTGTCGGGCCACATCTCAGCTCTGAAGGAGATGGTTGTCTTCCCGCTCCTCTACCCTGAGGTCTTTGACAACTTCAAGATCCAGCCTcccag AGGTTGTTTGTTCTATGGTCCTCCTGGGACAGGGAAAACGCTGGTTGCCCGGGCGCTGGCAAACGAGTGTAGCCATGGCAACAGAAAGGTGTCCTTCTTCATGAGGAAGGGAGCCGACTGCCTCAGCAAGTGGGTGGGCGAGTCGGAGCGGCAGCTGCGGCTGCTGTTTGAGCAG GCGTATCAGATGCGTCCATCCATCATCTTCTTTGATGAGATTGACGGCCTGGCTCCGGTCCGGTCCAGCAGACAGGATCAGATACACAG CTCCATTGTGTCAACGCTCCTGGCTCTGATGGACGGTTTGGACAGTCGCGGTGAAGTTGTGGTGATCGGAGCAACAAACCGGCTGGACTCCATCGATCCAGCGCTGCGACGGCCCGGACGCTTTGACAGGGAGTTCCTCTTCGGCCTTCCCGACAGAGAG tcccGTAAAGAGATTCTGAAAATCCACACTAGGCAGTGGAAACCTCCTCCATCTGAAGGTTTCCTGGAAGAACTGGCTGAGAAGTGTGTCG GTTACTGCGGAGCCGACATCAGGGCGGTGTGCACCGAGGCGGCGTTGTGTGCTCTGCGTCGCCGCTACCCGCAGATCTACGGCACCTCccagaagctgctgctggacgTCTCCTCCATCGCCGTCAGCAGCTGCGACTTTGTGGAGGCCATGAGGAAGATGTCACCGGCCGGACAGCGCTCCGCTGCTTCACCCGCTAAACCCCTGTCACCCGTGGTTCACCCGCTGCTGGGCTTCGCCCTGCGGGACATCCTGGAGGCTCTGCAGAGGCTGTTCCCTCACGCTGAGCAGGgcatgaagaggaagagggagccAG ACCTGACCTCTGGTATCCTCGACGATGGCCTGATGTACGCCGGAGACGAGGGATCCAGCACATCCAGCATCTCCGCACCCTCCACCTCAAATAGTAGGAACTTCCTGCACTTTGCCAG GAGTGCAGTCAAAAACCCAACATCTCACCGTCCCAGGATGCTCCTTGCAGGTCGTCCTGGCGCCGGTCAAACTTCTCACCTGGCTCCTGCAGTTCTGCACGCTTTGGAGTGTTTCACGGTCCACAGCCTGGACTCAGCGGTGCTGTTCGGAGTCAGCAGCACCTCCCCGGAGGAAGCCTGCACCCAG GTGTTCTGCGAGGCCAAGCGGACATCTCCCAGCATCCTCTACATCCCACACCTCCAGCAGTGGTGGGACACCGCAGGGCCCGCGCTGAAAGCCTCCTTCCTCAGCCTGCTGGGCAGCattccctccttctcccccaTCCTGCTCCTCGCCACCTGCAACGTCCCCCCCGCACAGCTGGACCCAGAA ATTCAGTTTCTGTTTCGGGAGGAGTATGGAGAGGTTTTCACTGTCAGTGTCCCCAGCCAGAAGGAGAGGACCGACTTCTTCCAGGACCTCATTCTGAACCAGGCGGCCGAGGCTCCACCCTCCAGGAGAAAAGCAC TGACTCAGTCCACAGAGGTCCTTCCCCTggctcccctcccttctcctcacCAGCTGTCTGAGCAAGAGCGCCTCCGTctggaggaacaggaggaggacgTGCTGCGAGAGCTCCGCCTCTTCCTGCGTAATGTCACAGAGCGTCTGGCTCTGGACCGCCGCTTCAAGGCCTTCACCAAACCGGTCGACATAGAAGAG gtccCCGACTACCTGATAGTGATCAGGAAGCCCATGGACCTCTCCACGCTACTGACCAACATCGACGAACACAAGTACGTCACCGTCAGCGAGTTCATGTCAGACACAGACCTCATCTGGCAGAATGCCCTCGAGTACAACCCGGACAGCGACCCCATGG accgTCATATCCGTCACCGTGCATGTGCTCTAAAGGACACAGTTCGAGCCATCATCAGAGACGAGCTGGACGAAGACTTTGACAGAGTCTGTGAGGAGATCAAAGAGTCTCGAGTCAAGAGAG CTTCCTACTGCAGGAGTGAGGCCAACCCAGACGAGGCTGATGGCAGGAACGGCCCTCGACATCGAG GAACTACAACACCTGTCTTAAAACCAAATGCAAATGCGCATGATATAAAGGAAAGTGGGGGTAAGGTGAAGTTGCAGAGCGAGTCTTTATTTAACTATCAAAGCCTCAGAGTCACAGAGCAGAcgaggagaggaagaggcagctTCAGCAGCGCCGACAGATGGAgtaatgagagggagagaacaggTGAAATGGAAAAGTCAGGAGAAGGAAAtcgagtggagaggagaggaggtttctctttctgtctctgctctgtctaa